Within Runella rosea, the genomic segment CCGTGGTTTCTGACCATAACCCTCAGGATGAAGAAGCGAAAAACCTAGAATTTGACTTGGCTGAATTTGGAATTATTGGGCTGGAAACGGCTTTTGGCGTGTTGAATACGTACAACAAAACGCTAAGTATTGAGCAAATTGTGGATAAGTTTACGCACCATCCGCGCACTATTTTACGGCTACCAACGCATACAATTTCAGAGGGAAGTTTGGCCAACTTAACGCTCTTTAATCCTGACCTAGAATGGGTATTCTCCAACACGCGTTCTAAGTCAAGAAACTCTCCTTTTTTTGGGCAGACCCTGAAAGGGAGGGCTTTATACGTAATAAATCGAAATAAAGTGGAGAAATGTGGATAACTCTGTGGATAAGTCATGGGAAATGTGATTAACTTTTTTAATAAGCCTATTTTAAAAATCCCGCTTGCTTTTGGCGTATTGGCGGGATTTGTGTGTTTTTTGTTCTTTTTGGTGGTTCAAAACCTAGAGAAATTCTCGGGAACTGGCCGGGCGCTGGACGTGGGGTTTTTCGCCATTATTATTGCGGCTGCCTGCTGGTATTACCGCAAAAATATCGGGAAAGGATACATGCACGCCTGGGAAGGAATTTCAATCGGATATGTCGTTTGGCTGACGGGGGCATTGCTGTGCGGGTATCTAACTTCTATGTTTTTTTACTTCTCACCCAGTGCCCTTGATAGATACAAACAAACGCTGCGCACTTCGTTGGTCACCAATCAGGCTGAGGCCATGAAAGTCTGGGGAAAAGA encodes:
- a CDS encoding DUF4199 domain-containing protein, translating into MGNVINFFNKPILKIPLAFGVLAGFVCFLFFLVVQNLEKFSGTGRALDVGFFAIIIAAACWYYRKNIGKGYMHAWEGISIGYVVWLTGALLCGYLTSMFFYFSPSALDRYKQTLRTSLVTNQAEAMKVWGKEIYQQKLADISQLTPSSFIFDEFRFTLLLVIIAILLIALIFRKKQPEA